A DNA window from Methylobacterium sp. NMS14P contains the following coding sequences:
- a CDS encoding LysR family transcriptional regulator, whose protein sequence is MDRSDVTLERMRSFVRVAERGSLSAVAREFGAGQSTITRHLRELEDALGVALISRTTRRLALTAEGLAYYESSLRILHLVEQAGAEARDRRHAPSGTVRLSCTAALGVLHVGAIVFAFQDRYPDISVDLSLTDERVDLVREGMDLAIRLGPLADSALRLRAVGRSERRLVAAPAYLAARGRPLTPEDLAGHEGIRMTNVAGSGTLVLEGPDGGRHAVPFGGRLRVDHGLAARAAVLAERGIAPAHRWLVADCLADGRLEAVLPDYAVPSVPLSLLIVPERAAIARVRLLADHLAAGLRAVPGIAPEPATRAALAQR, encoded by the coding sequence ATGGATAGATCCGACGTCACCCTCGAGCGCATGCGCAGCTTCGTCCGGGTGGCCGAGCGCGGCAGCCTGTCGGCGGTGGCGCGCGAGTTCGGGGCCGGGCAATCGACGATCACCCGGCATCTGCGCGAACTCGAGGACGCCCTCGGCGTCGCCCTGATCAGCCGGACGACGCGGCGCCTCGCCCTGACGGCCGAGGGCTTGGCCTACTACGAGAGCAGCCTGCGCATCCTGCACCTCGTCGAGCAGGCGGGCGCCGAGGCGCGGGACCGGCGTCACGCCCCGTCGGGCACCGTCCGCCTGTCGTGCACGGCGGCTCTGGGCGTCCTCCACGTCGGCGCCATCGTCTTCGCGTTCCAGGACCGCTACCCCGACATCTCGGTGGATCTGAGCCTCACCGACGAGCGCGTGGACCTCGTTCGCGAGGGCATGGACCTGGCGATCCGCCTGGGCCCCCTGGCCGACAGCGCGCTGAGGCTGCGGGCCGTCGGGCGTTCGGAGCGTCGCCTCGTCGCCGCCCCCGCCTACCTAGCGGCGCGCGGTCGGCCCCTGACGCCGGAGGATCTCGCCGGCCACGAGGGGATCCGCATGACGAACGTGGCCGGGAGCGGCACCCTGGTCCTCGAAGGACCGGATGGCGGGCGCCACGCGGTACCCTTCGGCGGACGCCTCCGGGTCGATCACGGGCTGGCCGCACGGGCGGCGGTCCTCGCGGAGCGGGGGATCGCGCCCGCGCATCGCTGGCTGGTCGCGGACTGCCTCGCCGACGGCCGGCTCGAGGCGGTCCTGCCGGACTACGCGGTGCCGTCGGTGCCGCTCAGCCTGCTGATCGTGCCCGAGCGGGCCGCGATCGCGCGGGTCCGGCTGCTGGCGGATCACCTCGCCGCGGGGCTCCGCGCGGTCCCGGGGATCGCGCCGGAGCCCGCCACGCGGGCGGCGCTCGCTCAGCGATAG
- a CDS encoding NAD(P)H-dependent oxidoreductase yields MNILIVFAHPEPRSLCGALRDETVAALEAQGHTVAVSDLHAMDWIAAVDRADFPGLAPEARLRVPAASGEAAAAGRLTQDVVAEQAKLLWADQLILLFPLWWFGLPAILKGWVDRVYAHGFAYGVGEHSDRRWGDRYGEGRLAGRRAMLIVTAGGWEEHYAARGINGPIDDLLFPIQHGILHYPGYAVLPPFVVYRADGLDAAAFAAVAERLRDRLAALATTPPIPFRRQNGGDYRIPSMQLRPGLEAPGARGFALHRDGA; encoded by the coding sequence ATGAACATCCTGATCGTCTTCGCCCATCCGGAGCCGCGCTCCCTCTGCGGCGCGCTCCGGGACGAGACCGTGGCCGCGCTGGAGGCGCAGGGTCACACGGTCGCGGTGTCCGATCTCCACGCCATGGACTGGATCGCGGCGGTCGACCGGGCGGACTTCCCGGGCCTCGCCCCCGAGGCCCGCCTGCGCGTGCCGGCCGCCTCGGGGGAGGCTGCCGCGGCCGGGCGCCTCACCCAGGACGTGGTCGCCGAGCAGGCCAAGCTCCTCTGGGCCGACCAGCTGATCCTGCTGTTCCCGCTCTGGTGGTTCGGCCTGCCGGCGATCCTCAAGGGCTGGGTCGACCGGGTCTACGCGCACGGCTTCGCGTACGGCGTCGGCGAGCACAGCGACCGCCGCTGGGGCGACCGCTACGGCGAGGGCCGCCTCGCCGGCCGGCGCGCCATGCTGATCGTGACCGCCGGCGGCTGGGAGGAGCACTACGCCGCGCGCGGGATCAACGGGCCGATCGACGATCTGCTGTTCCCGATCCAGCACGGGATCCTGCACTATCCCGGCTACGCGGTGCTGCCGCCCTTCGTCGTCTACCGGGCCGACGGGCTCGACGCGGCGGCGTTCGCGGCCGTCGCCGAGCGGCTGCGGGACCGGTTGGCCGCGCTCGCGACGACGCCCCCGATCCCGTTCCGGCGGCAGAACGGCGGCGATTACCGGATCCCCAGCATGCAGCTCCGGCCGGGGCTGGAGGCGCCGGGCGCGCGCGGCTTCGCCCTCCATCGCGACGGCGCGTGA
- the fdhE gene encoding formate dehydrogenase accessory protein FdhE, which translates to MANFFKRKPAAPAAGKSPTPAEAPKPRRRDFSELKPDPDKIGISGSVPFVRLPDPATLFADRAARLAGAAPGHPLEAYLRFVSEVARAQSVIQAQFPAPAAPEAADQALRSEHGMPPLSRHSLEADPGFDASLLSLLAELDLSTAPEASAAARDALRAASREDRLDLAVQVFEGALPVDRIAECVFVSAALQVRLAGQAARLDTKTLKPVADGVCPCCGGAPVASVIVSWTPADKARYLSCSLCGTYWNHVRIRCTACGDGEGVSYYGLDEVSKDVQVETCTTCHSYIKHLHQHRAPALDPVADDIASYGLDLKIAEDGFRRAGLNLLFVI; encoded by the coding sequence TTGGCCAATTTCTTCAAGCGCAAACCCGCGGCACCGGCCGCGGGCAAGAGCCCGACACCCGCCGAGGCGCCGAAGCCCCGCCGCCGGGATTTCAGCGAGCTGAAGCCCGACCCCGACAAGATCGGGATCTCGGGCTCGGTGCCGTTCGTCCGCCTGCCCGATCCCGCCACGCTGTTCGCCGACCGGGCCGCGCGCTTGGCGGGGGCCGCGCCCGGGCACCCGCTGGAGGCCTATCTCCGGTTCGTGAGCGAGGTCGCGCGGGCCCAGTCGGTGATCCAGGCGCAGTTTCCCGCCCCCGCGGCTCCGGAGGCCGCCGATCAGGCGCTGCGGAGCGAGCACGGCATGCCGCCGCTGTCGCGGCACAGCCTCGAGGCCGACCCGGGTTTCGACGCGTCCCTTCTGTCGCTGCTCGCCGAGCTGGATCTCTCGACCGCGCCCGAGGCTTCGGCCGCGGCGCGGGACGCCCTGCGGGCCGCCTCACGGGAGGATCGCCTCGATCTCGCCGTTCAGGTCTTCGAGGGCGCGCTGCCGGTGGACCGGATCGCCGAATGCGTGTTCGTCTCGGCCGCGCTGCAGGTGCGCCTCGCCGGGCAGGCCGCGCGCCTCGACACGAAGACGCTGAAGCCGGTGGCGGACGGCGTCTGCCCGTGCTGCGGCGGCGCGCCGGTGGCGAGCGTCATCGTCTCCTGGACCCCGGCCGACAAGGCCCGGTATCTCAGCTGCTCGCTCTGCGGCACGTACTGGAACCACGTCCGGATCCGCTGCACCGCCTGCGGCGACGGCGAGGGCGTCAGCTATTACGGGCTCGACGAGGTCTCGAAGGACGTTCAGGTCGAGACCTGCACGACCTGCCACAGCTACATCAAGCACCTCCACCAGCACCGCGCGCCGGCCCTCGACCCGGTGGCGGACGACATCGCGTCCTACGGGCTCGATCTGAAGATCGCCGAGGACGGGTTCCGGCGCGCCGGACTGAACCTGCTGTTCGTGATCTGA
- a CDS encoding formate dehydrogenase subunit gamma, producing the protein MTIQNDVRDGDSRPLHHAKSAAPEVMYVPRYTGVQRVNHWITAILFTLLTLSGLAMFTPYLFSLTGLFGGGQATRAVHPWFGVALAVSFFFLFVRFWKLNIPNKDDVEWTKHIGDVVTNRDDRLPELGKYNAGQKGVFWGQTALIGVMFVTGLVIWNTYFGGLTSIETQRWALLAHSLAAVIAIAIIVVHIYAGIWVRGTGRAMVRGTVTGGWAYRHHRKWFRQIAGGKARHGSVDKRGS; encoded by the coding sequence ATGACGATCCAGAACGATGTCCGGGACGGCGATTCCCGCCCCCTCCACCACGCCAAGTCCGCGGCGCCCGAGGTGATGTACGTCCCGCGCTACACCGGCGTGCAGCGCGTGAACCACTGGATCACCGCGATCCTGTTCACGCTGCTGACCCTGTCGGGCTTGGCGATGTTCACGCCCTACCTGTTCTCGTTGACCGGCCTGTTCGGTGGCGGCCAGGCGACCCGGGCGGTTCACCCGTGGTTCGGCGTGGCGCTGGCGGTCAGCTTCTTCTTCCTGTTCGTGCGCTTCTGGAAGCTCAACATCCCCAACAAGGACGATGTCGAGTGGACGAAGCACATCGGCGACGTGGTCACCAACCGCGACGACCGGCTCCCGGAACTCGGCAAGTACAATGCCGGTCAGAAGGGCGTGTTCTGGGGTCAGACCGCGCTGATCGGCGTGATGTTCGTGACCGGGCTGGTGATCTGGAACACCTATTTCGGCGGGCTGACCTCGATCGAGACCCAGCGCTGGGCGCTGCTCGCCCACTCGCTCGCCGCCGTGATCGCCATCGCGATCATCGTGGTGCACATCTACGCCGGCATCTGGGTGCGCGGCACCGGCCGGGCGATGGTCCGCGGCACGGTCACGGGCGGCTGGGCCTACCGGCACCACCGCAAGTGGTTCCGCCAGATCGCAGGCGGCAAGGCGCGCCACGGCTCGGTGGACAAGCGCGGATCCTGA
- the fdxH gene encoding formate dehydrogenase subunit beta yields MADYSSLDIRQRSASTETPPEIRRQVEVAKLIDVSKCIGCKACQSACEEWNDLRDDIGVNTGTYQNPHDLTPKSWTLMRFTEYENPETNNLEWLIRKDGCMHCTEPGCLKACPSPGAIVQYSNGIVDFIEENCIGCGYCVKGCPFNIPRISQTDHKAYKCTLCSDRVAVGQAPACAKACPTGSIMFGTKQAMIDQAHDRVEDLKSRGFDKAGLYDPAGVGGTHVMYVLHHADQPSLYAGLPNDPKISPLVAFWKGGAKVFGLAAMGFAAVAGFFHYVTAGPNEVVPEEEEEAVEYDEAKRRENGGGEARPH; encoded by the coding sequence ATGGCTGACTACAGCTCCCTCGACATCCGCCAGCGCTCCGCCTCCACGGAGACGCCGCCGGAGATCCGCCGCCAAGTGGAGGTCGCTAAACTCATCGACGTGTCGAAGTGCATCGGCTGCAAGGCCTGCCAGTCGGCCTGCGAGGAGTGGAACGACCTGCGCGACGACATCGGTGTCAACACGGGCACCTACCAGAACCCCCACGACCTCACGCCGAAGTCGTGGACCCTGATGCGGTTCACCGAGTACGAGAACCCGGAGACCAACAACCTCGAGTGGCTGATCCGCAAGGACGGCTGCATGCACTGCACCGAGCCGGGCTGCCTGAAGGCCTGCCCGTCGCCCGGTGCGATCGTGCAGTACTCCAACGGCATCGTCGACTTCATCGAGGAGAACTGCATCGGCTGCGGCTACTGCGTGAAGGGCTGCCCGTTCAACATCCCGCGCATCAGCCAGACCGACCACAAGGCGTACAAGTGCACCCTGTGCTCGGACCGGGTGGCGGTGGGTCAGGCACCGGCCTGCGCCAAGGCCTGCCCGACCGGCTCGATCATGTTCGGCACCAAGCAGGCCATGATCGATCAGGCCCACGACCGCGTCGAGGACCTGAAGTCGCGCGGGTTCGACAAGGCGGGTCTCTATGACCCGGCCGGGGTCGGCGGCACGCACGTCATGTACGTGCTGCACCACGCCGACCAGCCGAGCCTCTACGCGGGCCTGCCGAACGACCCGAAGATCTCGCCGCTGGTCGCCTTCTGGAAGGGCGGCGCCAAGGTGTTCGGGCTCGCCGCGATGGGCTTCGCCGCGGTCGCGGGCTTCTTCCACTACGTGACGGCCGGCCCGAACGAGGTCGTGCCCGAGGAGGAGGAAGAGGCGGTTGAGTACGACGAGGCCAAGCGCCGCGAGAATGGCGGCGGCGAGGCCCGGCCGCACTGA